In Streptomyces sp. NBC_00448, the following are encoded in one genomic region:
- a CDS encoding GOLPH3/VPS74 family protein, with protein MGKSRRTIPEELLLLALDPTTGTTAQPQSLDLGLAGAQLVELALAGRIAPDGDRIAVVHPRPTGDPTLDSALELLRRRGSPVRAVHWIGGPRLGLRQTYLAHLERCGMVHAVPGQMCGVLPTTRYQATDSAVSREIRSRLDSAIRTGVPPDPRTAALAALAHAVGLGKHLYPGNEGRSSRSRLRDLIRYDPMGGLVAHAVMDVQNGVAAQPKRPPAQAQRSAGHSGMARAGAR; from the coding sequence ATGGGCAAGAGCCGCAGAACAATTCCGGAAGAGCTGTTGCTGCTCGCCCTGGACCCGACCACCGGGACCACGGCGCAGCCGCAATCGCTCGACCTCGGCCTCGCCGGGGCGCAGCTCGTCGAGCTGGCCCTGGCCGGACGGATAGCCCCTGACGGGGATCGTATAGCCGTGGTGCACCCACGGCCGACAGGAGATCCGACTCTGGACTCCGCGCTCGAACTGCTGCGACGCCGCGGCAGCCCGGTGCGTGCCGTCCACTGGATCGGCGGGCCCCGGCTGGGGTTGCGCCAGACGTATCTCGCACACCTGGAGCGGTGCGGCATGGTGCACGCCGTGCCGGGTCAGATGTGCGGGGTGCTGCCGACCACGCGGTACCAGGCGACCGACAGCGCGGTCAGCCGGGAGATCAGGTCCCGGCTGGACAGCGCGATCCGCACCGGCGTGCCGCCGGACCCGCGGACCGCGGCGCTCGCCGCGCTCGCCCACGCCGTGGGACTCGGCAAGCACCTGTACCCGGGCAACGAGGGCCGGTCATCGCGATCGCGCCTGCGTGACCTGATCAGGTACGACCCGATGGGCGGTCTCGTGGCGCACGCCGTCATGGATGTGCAGAACGGGGTGGCGGCGCAGCCGAAGCGTCCGCCGGCCCAGGCGCAGCGCTCCGCGGGGCACAGCGGGATGGCGCGGGCGGGAGCCCGGTGA
- a CDS encoding helix-turn-helix domain-containing protein — translation MVANVNPTVRRRRLGSELRKLREQKGMTAEEVAARLLVSQSKISRLENGRRSISQRDVRDLCGVYGVEDVRIVESLMQMAKESRQQGWWHAFGDIPYSVYIGLETEAASLRVFEPQVVPGLLQTPAYAAAMIAGNLPEATTEQVDKRVSVRMRRQERITDPDSPLRMWAVVDEAALCRRVGDNQVMREQLSRLVELSHLPHVTVQVLPFDVGAHPGLSGQFAVLEFTDTTDATVVYLEGVNSDLYLEKDTDVQAYSVMYEHLRAQALSAEQTRAFITDAAARYA, via the coding sequence GTGGTCGCGAACGTGAACCCCACCGTCAGGCGACGCCGGTTGGGGTCGGAGCTGCGCAAGCTCCGCGAGCAGAAGGGGATGACGGCCGAGGAGGTCGCGGCCCGGCTGCTGGTCTCCCAGTCGAAGATCAGCCGCCTGGAGAACGGGCGCCGCAGCATCAGCCAGCGCGACGTACGCGATCTGTGCGGGGTCTACGGCGTCGAGGACGTGCGGATCGTCGAGTCGCTGATGCAGATGGCCAAGGAGTCCCGGCAGCAGGGCTGGTGGCACGCCTTCGGCGACATCCCGTACAGCGTCTACATCGGGCTGGAGACCGAGGCGGCGAGCCTGCGGGTCTTCGAACCCCAGGTGGTGCCGGGCCTGTTGCAGACGCCGGCCTACGCCGCCGCGATGATCGCGGGGAACCTGCCGGAGGCCACCACCGAGCAGGTCGACAAGCGGGTGAGCGTGCGGATGCGCCGCCAGGAGCGGATCACCGACCCCGACTCGCCGCTGCGGATGTGGGCGGTGGTCGACGAGGCCGCGCTGTGCCGCCGTGTCGGCGACAACCAGGTCATGCGCGAACAGCTCTCCAGGCTGGTGGAGTTGAGCCACCTGCCGCACGTCACCGTGCAGGTGCTGCCGTTCGACGTGGGCGCGCACCCGGGTCTGAGCGGGCAGTTCGCGGTGCTGGAGTTCACCGACACCACGGACGCGACCGTGGTGTACCTGGAGGGCGTGAACAGCGACCTGTACCTGGAGAAGGACACCGACGTGCAGGCGTACAGCGTGATGTACGAGCACCTGCGCGCGCAGGCGCTGAGCGCCGAGCAGACCCGGGCGTTCATCACCGACGCGGCCGCGCGTTACGCGTAA
- a CDS encoding DUF397 domain-containing protein, whose product MAIKLGSTPAWTKSSRSTGNGACVEVKSPAVEAVVVRDSKDPQGPVLTFSPEAWASFVTDVDGGAFELR is encoded by the coding sequence ATGGCTATCAAGCTGGGCAGCACCCCCGCCTGGACCAAGTCCTCGCGTTCGACCGGCAACGGCGCATGCGTCGAGGTCAAGTCACCCGCCGTGGAGGCCGTGGTGGTCCGCGACTCGAAGGACCCGCAGGGTCCGGTCCTCACCTTTTCCCCCGAGGCGTGGGCGTCCTTCGTCACCGACGTGGACGGCGGAGCGTTCGAACTGCGCTGA
- a CDS encoding sodium:solute symporter family protein encodes MNSLDWTVLIAYFGVMVVIGLWSHKRVDDVGDYFTAGGRMPWWLSGISHHMAGYSAVMFTGYAGISYQYGFTSYATWAFPIAIGVGIGAKLFAPRLNRMRSRLHVASPLEYLKDRYNLTTQQALAWSGVLLKIVDVGAKWAAIATLLSVFTGITITQGIVITGAITAVYCTVGGLWADALTELGQFVIQLIAGVAMLVATLRHIGGISGIWNVWDEPALRHHGHPTAGPYTTVFLLAYLFIKTFEYNGGMWNQAQRYMATPSAREASRSAALSSALWFVWPLVLFFPMWVAPLLVHANKPDASDSYALLSERLLPHGLLGLVVVGFFSHTMAMCSSDANAISAVITRDIAPAVSRGARGWTNRIGLFAARITTLVFLGLSMAVATQVNSPTFKDIITVVIKWVAGLVGPIAIPFMLGLMRRFRRSGPTAALTSWALGLLAFYLLNYPVNDAVSGGVNLEYQIAGPVAVSLVLFIVIGWIKPEDTPERDAIIAKVDAEGAAEAAGAPGTKGAEGVEGAGGTDGAGDPLGHPKPATE; translated from the coding sequence ATGAACAGTCTCGACTGGACCGTTCTCATCGCGTACTTCGGCGTGATGGTCGTGATCGGCCTGTGGTCCCACAAACGCGTCGACGACGTCGGGGACTACTTCACGGCCGGCGGACGGATGCCCTGGTGGCTCTCCGGCATCTCGCACCACATGGCCGGCTACAGCGCGGTGATGTTCACCGGTTACGCGGGCATCTCCTACCAGTACGGCTTCACGTCCTATGCCACCTGGGCGTTTCCGATCGCGATCGGGGTCGGCATCGGCGCCAAGCTGTTCGCGCCCCGGCTGAACCGGATGCGCTCGCGGCTGCACGTCGCCTCACCGCTGGAGTACCTCAAGGACCGCTACAACCTCACCACCCAGCAGGCGCTGGCCTGGTCCGGGGTGCTGCTCAAGATCGTGGACGTGGGCGCCAAGTGGGCCGCGATCGCCACCCTGCTGTCGGTCTTCACCGGCATCACCATCACCCAGGGCATCGTGATCACCGGCGCGATCACCGCGGTCTACTGCACGGTCGGCGGCCTGTGGGCCGACGCGCTCACCGAACTCGGCCAGTTCGTCATCCAGTTGATCGCCGGCGTCGCGATGCTGGTGGCCACGCTGCGCCACATCGGCGGCATCAGCGGCATCTGGAACGTCTGGGACGAGCCCGCGCTGCGCCACCACGGCCACCCCACCGCCGGCCCGTACACGACCGTCTTCCTGCTGGCGTACCTGTTCATCAAGACCTTCGAGTACAACGGCGGGATGTGGAACCAGGCGCAGCGCTACATGGCGACGCCGTCGGCCCGTGAGGCGTCGCGCTCCGCCGCGCTGTCCTCGGCGCTGTGGTTCGTCTGGCCGCTGGTGCTCTTCTTCCCGATGTGGGTCGCGCCGCTGCTGGTGCACGCGAACAAGCCCGACGCGTCCGACTCCTACGCGCTGCTGAGTGAACGGCTGCTGCCGCACGGGCTGTTGGGCCTGGTGGTGGTCGGCTTCTTCTCGCACACCATGGCGATGTGCTCCTCGGACGCCAACGCGATCTCCGCGGTGATCACCCGGGACATCGCGCCCGCGGTCTCCCGGGGTGCCCGCGGCTGGACCAACCGGATCGGCCTGTTCGCGGCGCGGATCACCACGCTGGTCTTCCTCGGGCTGTCCATGGCTGTGGCGACGCAGGTCAACTCGCCCACGTTCAAGGACATCATCACGGTGGTGATCAAGTGGGTGGCCGGACTGGTCGGGCCGATCGCGATCCCGTTCATGCTCGGGCTGATGCGGCGCTTCCGCAGGTCGGGCCCGACCGCGGCGCTGACCAGCTGGGCGCTCGGCCTGCTCGCCTTCTACCTGCTCAACTACCCGGTGAACGACGCCGTGTCGGGCGGGGTGAACCTGGAGTACCAGATCGCCGGCCCGGTCGCGGTCTCGCTGGTGCTGTTCATCGTGATCGGCTGGATCAAGCCGGAGGACACCCCCGAGCGGGACGCGATCATCGCGAAGGTGGACGCCGAGGGGGCGGCCGAGGCTGCCGGGGCGCCCGGTACGAAGGGTGCGGAGGGCGTCGAGGGCGCGGGCGGCACGGACGGCGCCGGCGACCCGCTGGGGCACCCGAAGCCCGCCACGGAGTGA
- a CDS encoding aminotransferase-like domain-containing protein, with product MTTSLRGALPELAGRARSVGPSPVREILALTARPEVISFAGGLPAPELFDAEGLRQAYDRVLAERPGQVLQYSTSEGDPALRASIAARLAGRGLPTEPDDLLVTGGSQQGLSLIATALLEPGDTVLVENPTYLAALQCFGLAGARVVPVPTDADGVLPDALEELVRRERPKLLYLVPNFQNPTGRTLPADRRRAVAEIAGRHGLWIAEDDPYGELRFEGAHQPQIASYDAAADRTVLLGSFSKVMAPGLRLGWLRAPAGFRRACVIAKQSADLHTSTVDQAAVARYLADRDLDAHLDRVRAAYRIRRDALVAGLADALPAGSGWNRPEGGMFLWVRLPEGHDATALLSVAVAHDVAYVPGAPFFAADPDPAALRMSFTTHTAAEIGEGLARLAKVFRP from the coding sequence ATGACGACCAGCCTCCGCGGAGCACTCCCCGAACTCGCCGGCCGCGCCCGCTCGGTGGGTCCCTCGCCGGTACGCGAGATCCTCGCGCTGACCGCGCGGCCGGAGGTGATCTCCTTCGCGGGCGGGCTGCCCGCGCCGGAACTGTTCGACGCCGAGGGGCTGCGCCAGGCGTACGACCGGGTGCTCGCCGAGCGCCCCGGGCAGGTGCTCCAGTACTCCACCAGCGAGGGCGACCCGGCTCTGCGCGCCTCGATCGCGGCCCGGCTGGCCGGGCGCGGCCTGCCGACCGAGCCGGACGACTTGCTGGTGACCGGCGGCTCGCAGCAGGGGCTGAGCCTGATCGCCACCGCGCTGCTGGAGCCCGGCGACACCGTGCTGGTGGAGAACCCGACCTACCTCGCCGCGCTGCAGTGCTTCGGCCTCGCCGGCGCCCGGGTGGTCCCGGTGCCCACCGACGCCGACGGGGTGCTGCCCGACGCGCTGGAGGAACTGGTGCGGCGTGAGCGGCCCAAGCTGCTCTACCTGGTGCCCAACTTCCAGAACCCCACCGGCCGTACGCTCCCGGCCGACCGCCGCCGCGCGGTCGCCGAGATCGCCGGGCGGCACGGGCTGTGGATCGCCGAGGACGACCCGTACGGGGAGTTGCGCTTCGAGGGGGCGCACCAGCCGCAGATCGCGTCGTACGACGCCGCGGCCGACCGCACCGTCCTGCTCGGCAGCTTCTCCAAGGTGATGGCCCCCGGGCTGCGGCTGGGCTGGCTGCGGGCTCCGGCCGGGTTCCGCCGGGCCTGCGTGATCGCCAAGCAGTCCGCCGATCTGCACACCTCGACCGTCGACCAGGCCGCCGTCGCCCGCTATCTCGCCGACCGCGACCTGGACGCGCACCTGGACCGGGTCCGGGCGGCCTACCGTATCCGGCGCGACGCGCTGGTGGCCGGGCTGGCGGACGCGCTGCCGGCCGGCTCCGGGTGGAACCGGCCCGAGGGCGGCATGTTCCTGTGGGTACGGCTGCCCGAAGGGCATGACGCCACCGCGCTGCTGTCCGTCGCGGTCGCCCACGACGTCGCCTATGTGCCCGGCGCGCCGTTCTTCGCCGCCGACCCCGATCCGGCGGCGCTGCGGATGTCCTTCACCACGCACACCGCGGCGGAGATCGGCGAGGGGCTGGCGCGCCTCGCCAAGGTGTTCCGGCCGTAG
- a CDS encoding ADP-ribosylglycohydrolase family protein, whose amino-acid sequence MTAVWGRAQQQDFRSRVRGCLLGGAIGDALGAGVEFESLEAVLNTHGPDGVTDYVPAYGRRGAITDDTQMTLFTVEGLIRAQVRRDTGAWHPPTDIHRAYLRWAATQNEWGPDERRKDTGWLAREEWLYARRAPGGACLSGLSDDRMGTLEEPKNPGSKGCGGVMRSAPFGLLVGWEPQLVFQLAVECAAQTHGHPTGQLASGAFAVIVHGLARGEALDGSVQHALALLGARPGHQETTDALQSALGAVRQGLPSPQRVEALGEGWTAEEALAIGVYCALVAEDVRHGLLLAVNHSGDSDSTGSICGNLLGVQHGETALPPAWIAELEGRATILQLADDFAMEMTQSPALHGPSGASPAWLDRYPAA is encoded by the coding sequence TTGACCGCTGTCTGGGGACGCGCGCAGCAGCAGGACTTCCGCAGCCGGGTGCGCGGCTGCCTGCTCGGCGGTGCGATCGGCGACGCACTCGGCGCCGGCGTGGAATTCGAGTCGCTCGAGGCCGTCCTCAACACCCACGGCCCCGACGGCGTCACCGACTACGTGCCCGCGTACGGCAGACGCGGTGCCATCACCGACGACACCCAGATGACGCTCTTCACGGTCGAGGGCCTGATCCGCGCCCAGGTCCGCCGCGACACCGGCGCCTGGCACCCGCCGACCGACATCCACCGCGCCTACCTGCGGTGGGCCGCCACCCAGAACGAGTGGGGCCCCGACGAGCGCCGCAAGGACACCGGCTGGCTGGCCCGCGAGGAGTGGCTGTACGCGCGCCGCGCGCCCGGCGGCGCCTGCCTCAGCGGCCTGTCCGACGACCGGATGGGCACTCTGGAGGAGCCCAAGAACCCGGGCTCGAAGGGGTGCGGCGGCGTGATGCGGTCGGCGCCGTTCGGTCTGCTGGTCGGGTGGGAGCCGCAACTCGTCTTCCAACTCGCGGTCGAGTGCGCCGCGCAGACCCACGGCCACCCCACCGGGCAACTCGCCTCGGGCGCGTTCGCGGTGATCGTGCACGGGCTGGCCCGCGGCGAGGCGCTGGACGGTTCCGTGCAGCACGCCCTCGCCCTGCTGGGCGCCCGCCCGGGCCACCAGGAGACCACCGATGCCCTCCAGAGCGCGCTGGGCGCGGTACGCCAGGGCCTGCCGTCGCCGCAGCGGGTCGAGGCGCTGGGCGAGGGGTGGACCGCCGAGGAGGCGCTGGCGATCGGCGTCTACTGCGCGCTGGTCGCCGAGGACGTCAGGCACGGGCTGCTGCTGGCGGTCAACCACTCCGGCGACAGCGACTCCACCGGGTCGATCTGCGGCAACCTGCTGGGCGTCCAGCACGGCGAGACCGCGCTGCCGCCCGCCTGGATCGCCGAGTTGGAGGGGCGGGCCACCATCCTCCAGCTCGCGGACGACTTCGCGATGGAGATGACCCAGTCCCCGGCGCTGCACGGCCCGTCCGGCGCGAGCCCGGCGTGGCTGGACCGCTACCCGGCGGCGTGA
- a CDS encoding phosphodiester glycosidase family protein, translating to MRAGGAAVVTFAALAGGLAGASAAVARDAGGLPYSQVEQVARGVTYGQFSVDGGKGAVTGYMLTVDLSDPRVRVDLLTPGAVADRAPVSQLADSARAVGAVNGDFFNISEEHAGVTPTGSSDGPEIAAGRALKAAVPDAQRFGPAMPPGGTTRDVLGVGADRRARLDRLTLAGSVRTRQGSHPLGGFNQYALPEGGIGAYTAGWGTVSRERAVCGSDTSRAAACSTDTYEVTVRGGRVTAVADTPGQGAIAPGSTVLVGREAGADTLRTLHVGDRADVGERLVPTASHVPYSCAVGGFPVLRDGAPLPGLDAKTAAVRTAAGFGDHGRTLYLLALDGTAAADPGLTVAEVADVMRQAGADDAVNLDGGGSTTLVTRAQGDPAATVRNNPSGVAERPVANAVGVFSTGH from the coding sequence GTGCGGGCCGGGGGAGCGGCGGTCGTGACGTTCGCGGCGCTGGCCGGCGGTCTGGCGGGGGCGTCGGCGGCGGTGGCGCGGGACGCCGGCGGCCTGCCGTACTCCCAAGTGGAGCAGGTGGCACGGGGAGTGACGTACGGGCAGTTCTCGGTGGACGGCGGGAAGGGCGCCGTGACCGGGTACATGCTGACCGTCGACCTGTCCGACCCGCGGGTGCGGGTGGACCTGCTGACGCCCGGTGCGGTGGCCGACCGGGCGCCCGTGTCCCAACTCGCCGACTCCGCCCGGGCGGTGGGCGCCGTCAACGGCGACTTCTTCAACATCAGTGAGGAGCACGCCGGCGTCACCCCGACCGGCTCCTCCGACGGCCCGGAGATCGCCGCGGGCCGGGCGCTGAAGGCAGCGGTGCCGGACGCGCAGCGGTTCGGCCCGGCGATGCCGCCCGGCGGGACCACGCGGGACGTGCTCGGCGTCGGCGCGGACCGCAGGGCCCGGCTGGACCGGCTCACCCTCGCCGGCAGCGTCCGTACCCGGCAGGGCAGTCACCCGCTCGGCGGCTTCAACCAGTACGCGCTGCCCGAGGGCGGCATCGGCGCGTACACCGCCGGGTGGGGCACCGTCTCCCGCGAGCGCGCCGTCTGCGGCTCCGACACCTCCCGCGCCGCGGCGTGCAGCACCGACACCTACGAGGTGACCGTGCGCGGCGGCCGGGTCACCGCCGTGGCCGACACCCCCGGGCAGGGCGCGATCGCGCCGGGCAGCACCGTGCTGGTCGGGCGGGAAGCGGGCGCGGACACCCTGCGCACGCTGCACGTCGGTGACCGTGCGGACGTCGGCGAGCGCCTCGTCCCGACCGCGTCGCACGTGCCGTACTCCTGCGCGGTGGGCGGCTTCCCGGTGCTGCGCGACGGCGCCCCGCTGCCCGGGCTCGACGCGAAGACGGCCGCGGTGCGGACCGCCGCGGGCTTCGGCGACCACGGCCGCACGCTCTACCTGCTCGCGCTCGACGGCACCGCCGCCGCCGACCCGGGCCTGACCGTCGCCGAGGTCGCCGACGTGATGCGGCAGGCGGGCGCCGACGACGCGGTCAACCTCGACGGCGGCGGCTCCACCACGCTGGTCACCCGCGCCCAGGGGGACCCGGCCGCCACCGTGCGCAACAACCCCTCGGGCGTGGCCGAGCGCCCGGTCGCCAACGCGGTCGGGGTGTTCAGCACCGGCCACTGA
- a CDS encoding CehA/McbA family metallohydrolase: MDRRDVLKLSASAGAAGVLTLAPVDFAAASDSGAGPGSGQDPAAGSPMPADGNEVTRTLTGHLPIGVADFVYLPLNVPRGVRQIAVSYSYDRPDVPAGLLGNACDIGIFDQCGTDLGGRGFRGWSGGARTEFSISAEQATPGYLPGPVEAGTWHVVLGPYTVAPQGLNYSVTVTLTFGERGTTPVPDYPPEQVRGRGRGWYRGDCHLHTVHSDGKRTLEQLAALARAAQLDFINSSDHNTSSAHPLLGPLAGDDLLILTGEEITTRNGHYLAIGLDGGQWIDWRYRARDDAFDRFARQIRRAGGIVVPAHPYGTSLASQWKFGYDNVDAIEVWNGPWTADDEASLLTWDNLLTGAARRGDGQWVPAMGNSDAHRDPDVVGLPQTVVLADGLDRRSLQAGIRAGHSWIAANADVRLALSATGPHGEHAGIGDRLQVAADSEVTVRLQVAGVPAGSLLRLLTDEGQVVGQVLPACGAVEWTTTASLASYVRAEVRHPAAADDTSGLPGPAAALTNPIWLGRR; the protein is encoded by the coding sequence ATGGACCGACGAGATGTGCTGAAGCTCTCCGCGAGCGCGGGTGCGGCCGGCGTCCTTACGCTGGCCCCCGTGGACTTCGCCGCCGCCTCGGACTCCGGCGCGGGCCCCGGCTCCGGCCAGGACCCCGCGGCCGGCTCCCCGATGCCCGCTGACGGCAACGAGGTGACCCGTACCCTCACCGGCCACCTGCCCATCGGCGTGGCCGACTTCGTGTACCTGCCGCTGAACGTGCCGCGCGGCGTACGGCAGATCGCCGTGTCGTACAGCTACGACCGGCCCGACGTGCCCGCCGGGCTGCTCGGCAACGCCTGCGACATCGGCATCTTCGACCAGTGCGGCACGGACCTGGGCGGCCGGGGCTTCCGCGGCTGGTCGGGCGGGGCGCGCACGGAGTTCTCGATCAGCGCGGAGCAGGCGACACCCGGCTACCTGCCCGGACCGGTCGAGGCGGGCACCTGGCATGTGGTGCTCGGCCCGTACACGGTCGCGCCGCAGGGCCTGAACTACTCGGTGACCGTCACCCTCACCTTCGGCGAACGCGGCACCACCCCCGTGCCCGACTACCCGCCGGAGCAGGTGCGCGGCCGCGGCCGCGGCTGGTACCGCGGCGACTGCCACCTGCACACCGTGCACTCCGACGGCAAGCGCACCCTGGAGCAACTGGCCGCGCTCGCCCGGGCGGCGCAGCTCGACTTCATCAACTCCAGCGACCACAACACCTCTTCCGCGCACCCGCTGCTCGGCCCGCTGGCCGGCGACGACCTGCTCATCCTCACCGGTGAGGAGATCACCACCCGCAACGGGCACTACCTCGCGATCGGCCTGGACGGCGGCCAGTGGATCGACTGGCGCTACCGGGCCCGCGACGACGCCTTCGACCGCTTCGCCCGGCAGATCCGCCGGGCCGGCGGCATCGTGGTGCCCGCCCACCCGTACGGCACCAGCCTCGCCAGCCAGTGGAAGTTCGGCTACGACAACGTCGACGCCATCGAGGTCTGGAACGGCCCCTGGACCGCCGACGACGAAGCCTCCCTGCTCACCTGGGACAACCTGCTCACCGGTGCGGCCCGGCGCGGCGACGGCCAATGGGTGCCGGCGATGGGAAACTCCGACGCCCACCGCGACCCCGACGTCGTCGGCCTGCCGCAGACGGTGGTACTCGCCGACGGCCTCGACCGCCGCTCCCTGCAGGCCGGCATCCGCGCCGGGCACTCCTGGATCGCCGCGAACGCCGACGTCCGGCTCGCCTTGTCCGCCACCGGCCCGCACGGCGAACACGCGGGCATCGGCGACCGGTTGCAGGTCGCCGCGGACTCCGAGGTGACCGTCCGCCTCCAGGTCGCCGGTGTGCCGGCCGGCTCACTGCTGCGGCTGCTCACCGACGAGGGCCAGGTCGTCGGCCAGGTCCTACCCGCCTGCGGTGCCGTGGAGTGGACCACCACCGCGTCGCTGGCGTCCTATGTGCGCGCGGAAGTACGGCACCCCGCGGCGGCAGACGACACCTCCGGCCTGCCCGGACCGGCCGCCGCCCTCACCAACCCGATCTGGCTCGGCCGCCGATAG
- a CDS encoding AMP-binding protein, translated as MTRGGGKHSRRRRGRGGGSHTTLGEGGRLPGPLLRQRAEHRPQGIPALPYGDSAPTTGTAGCSFAELDRRARAVAARLGSVLQPGSRVMLVYPQGPDLAGAFLGCLYAGMSAVPLVLSSPGATSSVAHAARRCDPAMVLTGTDTWTPLAVDRARVEVVEADGVHVSGEPVWRLAQNWRPVGVLRGAPAYHRYHDDGAVGGRLEPAMSHGDLTEVMDELAQAVRLGTDEENVGWIAAVHGVEDAVWRILLPIRIAA; from the coding sequence GTGACCCGCGGCGGCGGGAAGCACAGCCGGCGCCGGCGGGGGCGCGGCGGTGGTTCCCACACCACCCTGGGCGAAGGCGGGCGCCTGCCCGGCCCGTTGCTCCGGCAGCGGGCGGAGCACCGGCCGCAGGGCATACCCGCGCTGCCCTACGGAGACAGCGCGCCGACGACCGGTACCGCCGGGTGCAGCTTCGCCGAGCTGGACCGACGGGCCCGGGCGGTCGCCGCGCGGCTGGGCAGCGTGCTGCAGCCGGGCAGCCGCGTCATGCTCGTCTACCCGCAAGGGCCCGACCTCGCGGGCGCGTTCCTCGGCTGCCTGTACGCGGGCATGTCCGCGGTGCCGCTCGTGCTGTCCTCGCCCGGGGCGACGAGTTCGGTGGCCCACGCGGCGCGGCGCTGCGACCCGGCGATGGTGCTCACCGGCACCGACACCTGGACGCCGCTGGCGGTCGACCGGGCGCGGGTCGAGGTGGTCGAGGCGGACGGCGTCCATGTCTCCGGCGAACCGGTGTGGCGGCTCGCGCAGAACTGGCGGCCGGTGGGTGTGCTGCGCGGCGCGCCCGCCTACCACCGCTACCACGATGACGGGGCGGTGGGCGGTCGGCTGGAGCCGGCGATGTCGCACGGCGATCTCACCGAGGTGATGGACGAGTTGGCCCAGGCGGTGCGGCTCGGCACCGACGAGGAGAACGTCGGCTGGATCGCCGCGGTGCACGGCGTGGAGGACGCCGTGTGGCGCATTCTGCTGCCGATCCGGATCGCGGCGTAG